A region from the Halomonas piscis genome encodes:
- the ybeY gene encoding rRNA maturation RNase YbeY has protein sequence MSRPERDIPSFSDAVVDRQVAVSAVDNIALPGQPALARWAGGVLAHHPDAPGSELTVRFVTAEESRALNRDYRGRDKPTNVLSFPFEAPPGVNLGLLGDLVICHAVVADEAQSQRKALADHYAHMVVHGTLHLLGYDHVDDDEADVMEQLEREILAGFGIADPYAAG, from the coding sequence ATGAGCCGGCCCGAGCGCGATATTCCGTCCTTCAGCGACGCCGTTGTCGATCGCCAGGTAGCCGTCTCGGCCGTCGACAACATTGCCCTTCCCGGCCAGCCGGCGCTGGCGCGCTGGGCGGGCGGCGTGCTGGCCCACCACCCGGACGCCCCCGGCAGCGAGCTCACCGTGCGCTTTGTCACGGCGGAGGAAAGCCGGGCGCTCAACCGCGACTACCGCGGTCGGGACAAGCCCACCAACGTGCTTTCCTTCCCCTTCGAGGCGCCGCCCGGGGTCAACCTTGGGCTGCTGGGGGACCTGGTGATCTGCCACGCCGTGGTTGCCGACGAAGCGCAGAGCCAGCGCAAGGCGCTCGCCGATCACTATGCCCATATGGTGGTACATGGCACCCTGCACCTGCTAGGGTATGATCATGTTGACGACGATGAGGCCGACGTCATGGAGCAGCTGGAGCGCGAGATACTCGCCGGGTTCGGCATTGCCGACCCCTACGCCGCCGGCTGA
- a CDS encoding HlyC/CorC family transporter yields the protein MSDDRTSTSASRNWMGKLFGAFTGDGDDLHSRDELMAFLRDTAGRLKLDQDALTIIEGALHISDQQVREILIPRSRVIAITLDQPVEGYLPLIEETGHSRYPVIGDNLDDVKGLLLAKDLLPLLSRSQQQRDAFQLDEVLRPAMFVPESKRLNSLLKEFRDTHNHMAVVVDEYGGTAGIITIEDILEQIVGDIEDEHDTDEDDDIRPLDDGRFAVRALTPIDDFNARFDTGFSDDEFDTLGGLVMQQFGHLPGRGEQTCIGGYCFTVLNADNRRIRLLEVAPDPGDPPAAPDA from the coding sequence ATGAGCGACGACCGAACGAGCACGTCAGCGTCCAGAAACTGGATGGGCAAGCTCTTTGGCGCCTTTACCGGAGACGGCGACGACCTGCATTCACGCGACGAGCTGATGGCCTTCCTGCGCGATACCGCAGGCAGGCTCAAGCTGGATCAGGACGCCCTGACCATCATCGAAGGCGCTTTGCACATCAGCGACCAGCAGGTGCGCGAAATACTCATTCCGCGCTCTCGGGTGATTGCCATCACCCTCGATCAGCCGGTGGAAGGCTATCTGCCGCTGATCGAGGAAACCGGCCACTCGCGCTACCCGGTCATCGGCGACAACCTCGACGACGTCAAGGGGCTTTTGCTGGCCAAGGACCTTTTGCCGCTGCTCTCGCGCTCCCAGCAGCAGCGCGACGCCTTCCAGCTCGACGAGGTGCTGCGCCCGGCCATGTTCGTGCCCGAGTCCAAACGGCTCAACAGCCTGCTCAAGGAGTTTCGCGATACCCATAACCACATGGCCGTGGTCGTCGACGAATACGGCGGCACTGCCGGTATCATCACCATCGAGGACATTCTCGAGCAGATCGTCGGCGACATCGAAGACGAGCACGACACCGACGAGGACGACGATATCCGCCCGCTCGACGACGGCCGCTTTGCGGTGCGCGCGCTGACGCCCATCGACGACTTCAACGCGCGCTTTGACACCGGCTTCAGCGACGACGAATTCGACACCCTGGGGGGGCTGGTCATGCAGCAGTTCGGCCACCTGCCAGGGCGCGGCGAGCAGACCTGCATTGGCGGCTACTGCTTTACCGTGCTCAACGCCGACAACCGTCGCATCCGCCTGCTGGAAGTCGCCCCCGACCCGGGCGATCCCCCCGCCGCTCCCGACGCCTGA
- the lnt gene encoding apolipoprotein N-acyltransferase — MKEPLVSRRSPAFYGQLLAALIAGVLTTLTASPFKLWWLGPVAIALVYTGLYRLTPAQAAFKGWLYGVGLFASGTSWVYVSIHDYGYTGVPLAVFLTALFVVVLALFFAATLWLYRRFFTPRLAFLTFAGIWVLGEVLRTYLFTGFPWLLLGSSQVDAPLAEWAPVGGVYLLSLLVALSGTLLAELVLCRRLWAVAPLAAIWLVPLALPGQWTHRADAEPTRVALLQGNLPQLTKWTAEGQREAANTYARLTRQVADDVDLILWPETALPMAEQDARMVLSRVQANLAPDTALMTGIVQRNAAGQYFNSVVGVGDVEGSYQKEHLVPFGEYLPLESLLRGTIDFFDLPMSTFASGAGEQTPMSAAGTALGNAICYEIIYPQLVASRARHSGALITVSNDTWFGGSIGPHQHLQMARLRARENGRYVLRATSNGITAIINPKGEVEARAPQFEAASLTGEFYAMEGLTPFTRLGSWPAWLLAGALVIPGLVRRRRATAGPESQRR; from the coding sequence ATGAAGGAACCCCTTGTTAGCCGCCGCTCGCCGGCCTTTTACGGCCAGCTCCTGGCGGCGCTGATTGCCGGCGTTCTCACTACGTTGACCGCTTCCCCGTTTAAGCTCTGGTGGCTGGGCCCCGTGGCCATCGCGCTGGTCTACACCGGCCTTTATCGTCTGACGCCGGCCCAGGCGGCCTTCAAGGGATGGCTCTACGGCGTGGGGCTCTTTGCCAGCGGCACCTCCTGGGTCTACGTCTCGATCCACGACTACGGCTATACCGGCGTGCCGCTGGCGGTGTTTCTTACCGCGCTGTTCGTCGTCGTACTGGCGCTGTTTTTCGCCGCGACGCTGTGGCTTTATCGGCGCTTTTTCACCCCCCGACTGGCGTTTTTGACCTTCGCCGGCATCTGGGTGCTGGGCGAGGTGCTGCGCACCTACCTGTTTACCGGCTTTCCCTGGCTGCTGCTGGGCTCAAGCCAGGTGGATGCGCCGCTGGCCGAGTGGGCGCCGGTAGGCGGGGTTTATCTGCTGTCGCTGCTGGTGGCCCTGAGCGGCACTCTGCTGGCCGAGCTGGTGCTCTGCCGCCGCCTCTGGGCCGTAGCGCCGCTTGCCGCCATCTGGCTGGTGCCGCTCGCCCTGCCCGGCCAGTGGACGCACCGCGCCGACGCCGAGCCGACCCGGGTTGCCCTGCTCCAGGGCAACCTCCCCCAACTGACCAAGTGGACCGCCGAGGGCCAGCGCGAAGCCGCCAACACCTACGCCAGGCTGACCCGGCAGGTCGCCGATGACGTCGACCTGATCCTGTGGCCGGAAACCGCGCTGCCCATGGCCGAGCAGGACGCGCGCATGGTGCTGTCCCGGGTGCAGGCCAACCTGGCACCGGATACCGCGCTGATGACCGGCATCGTCCAGCGCAACGCGGCCGGACAGTACTTCAACAGCGTCGTCGGCGTAGGCGACGTCGAGGGCAGCTACCAGAAGGAGCATCTTGTACCCTTTGGCGAATACCTGCCGCTGGAAAGCTTGCTGCGCGGCACCATCGACTTCTTTGACCTGCCGATGTCGACCTTTGCCTCCGGCGCCGGCGAGCAGACGCCCATGAGCGCGGCGGGCACGGCGCTGGGCAACGCCATCTGCTACGAAATCATCTATCCGCAGCTGGTCGCCAGCCGCGCCCGGCACAGCGGCGCGCTGATCACCGTCTCCAACGACACCTGGTTTGGCGGCTCCATCGGCCCCCACCAGCACCTGCAGATGGCGCGGCTGCGCGCCCGGGAAAACGGCCGCTACGTGCTGCGCGCCACCAGCAACGGCATTACCGCCATCATCAACCCCAAAGGCGAAGTCGAGGCCCGAGCGCCGCAGTTCGAGGCCGCGAGCCTCACCGGCGAGTTTTACGCCATGGAGGGGCTTACGCCCTTTACCCGGCTGGGCAGCTGGCCGGCCTGGCTTCTGGCCGGCGCGCTGGTCATACCCGGCCTTGTCCGCCGGCGCCGAGCAACGGCCGGCCCGGAGAGCCAGCGGCGCTAG
- the aroC gene encoding chorismate synthase produces MSGNTFGKLFTVTTFGESHGEALGAIVDGCPPGLALCEDDLQRDLDRRRPGSSRHTTQRKEADRVRILSGVFEGETTGTPIGLLIENTDQRSKDYSKIKDQFRPAHADYTYHHKYGRRDYRGGGRSSARETAMRVAAGAIARKYLAARGVEIRGYMSRLGPLEMAFKSWEAVEQNAFFCPDAERVPELEAYMDQLRRDQDSVGAEVTVIAEGVPVGLGEPVFDRLDADIARALMGINAVKGVEIGAGFAAVAQRGSEHRDEMTPDDGFLTNNAGGVLGGISSGQPVVARLALKPTSSITTPGRSVNVQGEAVEVVTKGRHDPCVGIRATPIAEAMMALALMDHWLRQRGQNGEAG; encoded by the coding sequence ATGTCAGGCAATACCTTTGGCAAACTCTTTACCGTCACCACTTTCGGCGAAAGCCACGGCGAGGCCCTTGGCGCCATTGTGGACGGCTGCCCGCCGGGGCTTGCGCTGTGCGAAGACGACCTGCAGCGCGACCTTGACCGCCGCCGACCGGGCAGCTCTCGCCACACGACCCAGCGCAAGGAGGCCGACCGGGTGCGGATCCTTTCCGGGGTGTTCGAGGGTGAAACCACCGGTACGCCCATCGGGCTTTTGATCGAGAATACCGACCAGCGCTCGAAGGACTACTCGAAGATCAAGGATCAGTTCCGCCCGGCCCATGCCGACTATACCTATCACCACAAGTACGGCCGCCGTGACTACCGCGGCGGCGGGCGTTCAAGCGCCCGGGAAACCGCCATGCGCGTGGCCGCCGGCGCCATTGCCAGGAAATATCTCGCCGCCCGGGGCGTAGAGATTCGCGGCTACATGAGCCGGCTGGGGCCGTTGGAAATGGCGTTCAAAAGCTGGGAGGCGGTGGAGCAGAACGCGTTTTTCTGCCCGGATGCCGAGCGCGTGCCCGAGCTTGAAGCGTATATGGATCAGCTGCGCCGGGACCAGGATTCCGTGGGCGCGGAGGTGACCGTGATCGCCGAGGGCGTGCCGGTGGGGCTGGGCGAGCCGGTGTTCGATCGCCTGGACGCCGACATCGCCCGCGCGCTGATGGGCATCAACGCGGTGAAGGGGGTGGAAATCGGCGCGGGCTTTGCCGCCGTGGCCCAGCGCGGCAGCGAGCACCGCGATGAAATGACCCCGGACGACGGCTTTCTGACCAACAACGCCGGCGGCGTGCTGGGCGGGATCTCCAGCGGCCAGCCGGTGGTGGCTCGGCTGGCGCTGAAGCCAACCTCCAGCATCACCACACCCGGGCGCTCGGTGAACGTCCAGGGCGAGGCCGTGGAGGTGGTGACCAAGGGCCGCCACGATCCCTGCGTGGGCATTCGCGCCACGCCCATCGCCGAGGCCATGATGGCGCTTGCGCTGATGGATCACTGGCTGCGCCAGCGCGGCCAGAACGGCGAGGCCGGCTAG